In Macadamia integrifolia cultivar HAES 741 chromosome 1, SCU_Mint_v3, whole genome shotgun sequence, a single window of DNA contains:
- the LOC122076060 gene encoding uncharacterized protein LOC122076060 isoform X1, protein MGSSRDSSPDWVRSFQAPQTITTLSSDSESPPDDSPVRDDVSCHIEKPAHKTSQFLEKDQNQGLILIDSGGESPISKAPKTMSKKSRAKMKSEKEQPVHDTAEFPGRDQKQDLILIDNGGESPVSKAPKTKSPKARAKLANHEATKKKKVDHKNKREGNGYEGEVAEKEILEKHIENHVSSSRLSLVLSEKVHRSKVWSHADITRFPSHNESC, encoded by the exons ATGGGCAGCTCCCGTGATTCGTCCCCAGATTGGGTTCGATCTTTCCAG GCACCTCAGACAATTACAACATTATCTTCGGACTCTGAATCTCCTCCTGATGATAGCCCAGTAAGGGATGATGTTAGCTGTCACATTGAGAAACCTGCACATAAAACATCCCAATTTCTTGAGAAAGATCAGAATCAAGGTTTGATTCTTATTGATAGTGGAGGAGAGTCTCCAATTAGTAAGGCTCCAAAAACAATGTCCAAAAAATCCCGAGCAAAAATGAAGAGTGAGAAAGAACAACCTGTGCATGATACAGCTGAATTTCCAGGAAGAGACCAGAAACAGGATTTGATTCTTATTGACAATGGAGGAGAGTCTCCTGTTAGTAAAGCTCCAAAAACAAAGTCTCCAAAAGCCCGGGCAAAATTGGCAAATCATGAAgctacaaagaaaaagaaagttgaCCATAAGAACAAAAGAGAAG GAAATGGGTATGAAGGGGAAGTTGCAGAGAAGGAAATACTGGAGAAGCATATTGAAAATCAT GTCTCCTCTTCAAGGTTGTCTTTGGTTTTGTCGGAGAAAGTCCATCGTTCAAAGGTATGGTCTCATGCCGATATAACTAGATTCCCTTCTCATAATGAGTCTTGTTGA
- the LOC122076060 gene encoding uncharacterized protein LOC122076060 isoform X2 has product MGSSRDSSPDWVRSFQAPQTITTLSSDSESPPDDSPVRDDVSCHIEKPAHKTSQFLEKDQNQGLILIDSGGESPISKAPKTMSKKSRAKMKSEKEQPVHDTAEFPGRDQKQDLILIDNGGESPVSKAPKTKSPKARAKLANHEATKKKKVDHKNKREGEVAEKEILEKHIENHVSSSRLSLVLSEKVHRSKVWSHADITRFPSHNESC; this is encoded by the exons ATGGGCAGCTCCCGTGATTCGTCCCCAGATTGGGTTCGATCTTTCCAG GCACCTCAGACAATTACAACATTATCTTCGGACTCTGAATCTCCTCCTGATGATAGCCCAGTAAGGGATGATGTTAGCTGTCACATTGAGAAACCTGCACATAAAACATCCCAATTTCTTGAGAAAGATCAGAATCAAGGTTTGATTCTTATTGATAGTGGAGGAGAGTCTCCAATTAGTAAGGCTCCAAAAACAATGTCCAAAAAATCCCGAGCAAAAATGAAGAGTGAGAAAGAACAACCTGTGCATGATACAGCTGAATTTCCAGGAAGAGACCAGAAACAGGATTTGATTCTTATTGACAATGGAGGAGAGTCTCCTGTTAGTAAAGCTCCAAAAACAAAGTCTCCAAAAGCCCGGGCAAAATTGGCAAATCATGAAgctacaaagaaaaagaaagttgaCCATAAGAACAAAAGAGAAG GGGAAGTTGCAGAGAAGGAAATACTGGAGAAGCATATTGAAAATCAT GTCTCCTCTTCAAGGTTGTCTTTGGTTTTGTCGGAGAAAGTCCATCGTTCAAAGGTATGGTCTCATGCCGATATAACTAGATTCCCTTCTCATAATGAGTCTTGTTGA